From the Pseudorasbora parva isolate DD20220531a chromosome 2, ASM2467924v1, whole genome shotgun sequence genome, the window CAAGAGGCTGGTGTAAATTTCACCTTCAGAAATGGCAAGGTTGTCCAAGGCACTTAAAAGCTGAGCTCGAGTGGTATTCTCTCCAGCGAGACTGAAGGTGTAGGCCAGCAGAGCCGTGGCATAAGTGTTTCCCAGGTTCCCAATGACAGGCCTCAAGCAGGACAGTGCTTTGGTAATGACGGCATCCTGAAAGTGAAGCAGATATCAGACAACAACCAGAACAGCAAGATCATTTGCAAGGAGTCCTTTGCAACACTGGAGATGTTTTTACTGTGACAGGGACGCCTAGTTCAAGCAGCGATGCAACAATGTAGGCAGTCGTGGTCACATCATCACCAACTCCACCCTAAAACAGCAGCACATTTGATTTAGAAGAACAGTCTCACACCAAGTCTATTGGTTTGAGCTGCACGACTCTGGATAAACTGATAATCACTTTTTAGTTATCCCAGCAAACGTCCAAGTAACAAATGTGGTTGAAACTACTTTCTGTACATTCACATGGCAGCTGCTCTCTCTGGATCAGCGGCAGAGCGAATGCAGATTAGAATGTTGCAGTCTGGTGATCGGACTTTAAAGTCTTCAGTTTAAAGCCAATTTTGCGTCACAAGTGTCAGCGGAGCATGAGCAGCCTGTTTTTTTGGTGCCCTTATCAATGAATGAGAGCATTCACATTAGGAGTGTGACCACTGACTCATTCTTTAACATGGGCCTTGACAATACACGCCATTAAGGCTTCTGACGCTTGTGACCTGAAACACCAAAATGTGTCACTTAGAAATGAGATTGCACAGGTGTTTAAATTGAGATCTTTTAATGTTCAATCGTGCAGCTCTAGTTAGAACACATTAAGAAACTTGTGATGTACCTTCATGTCATTGTGGTGCAGAGTTCCCTGCTGCATGAAACAGCCATCTGAACACTGCTGGCGGATCAACCAATCCTTTGCAGTCTGCAGGACATTTGGATCAATGAAAATGAATTCCCTCACTAGACCAAAAGACCTCAGAACAAAGGAAGTCAACCTGGCAATGGAGATAACATGTGGAGTCAAACTGCACTTACAACCTGCTGTTGACATACACAGCATACACAGCATGAAACTCACCATGTATTGGATTCATCATAACCAAAGGTGCTGTATGAACCATCCCTGTGTCTGTAGTTCAGTTCTCGTTGGTATCCTGatctgttgcagtaatgtggtcagtgaagtttaactggtcatcaatcacaactccaaggttcctggctgtcctggatggagttatggttgatgaacaaagctgaatggagaaattttgatgaagtgctgggttggttgagaaaacaagtaattctgtctttgcaagattgagttgaaggtgatgctccttcaaccaggcagaaatgtctgtcagacaggcagcgatacgaacactgactgtaggatcatctggttgaaatgagaagtagagttgagtttcatcagcatagcagtgataggagaagccgtgtttctgaatgacagagcctaatgatgacatgtagatggagaagagaagtggtccaagcactgagccctggggaaccccagtagctagatgatgtgacttaggcacttcacctctccatgacaccctgtaggacctaccagagaggtaagacctgaaccactggagagcagatcctgagatcaccgtcctcttaagtgttgacaggaggatctggtggttaactgtgtcaaaagcaacagacagatccagcaggatgagcactgaggatttgggagctgcttttgccagtcttagtgcctcagttaccgagagcaaggcagtctcagtcaaatggccgcttttgaagccggattggttgttgtccagggggttgttctgttcaagaaacacagagagttgattgaacacaactcgctcaagtgtttttgcaatgaaaggcagaaggaaTACCGGTCtttagttttctaaaagtgctggaatcagagagggtttcttaagcattggggttacccgagcctgcttaaatgctgttgggAAGGTTCCcatgtgaagagaagtgttgacaatgtgagtgagtgcaggagtgattgaagaagaaatggcctaaACGAGGtaagtgggtataggatcaagtggacaggtagaagggtgattggaaaggatgagttttgaaatatctgcctcggagagcggagagaaggatggaagcgtgttcgtgttagctGTTGAGATGTGCATGTCActttgtggtgaggagaactggttgctgatgagagatgttttgtttgtgaaaaatgatgcaaagtcatcagctgtaagagttgatgaaggagggggaggaggaggacaaaggagagaggagaatgttttaaagagtgtgcgagagccagagcaattgttgattttgttgtagtagtatgttgttttaacagtggagacatttgtagagaaagaagagactgatacaaggtaaggtcagaatagtttttagatttctgccatttcctctctgccgccctgagtccagagcgatgttcacggagaacatcagacagccagggggcagatggggtggggcgagatggtctggatgaaagggggcaaaaactgtctaatgaccaaacaaatgctaactcctccacacacacaccacgagaatacaccaaaactaataatacacaccacaccgctgcactacacagacacacttatccaacaacaaatgaacaaacaatcaaattagaaaagttacaaacacttacagtgtAGTTGTCTATCGGTCAATCGATGCTTCACCTCTGGGTGGTCTcaacatcaaccgtcagggtggtctacgctcccgttgcatgttccaactcgcccgccacctgctcctgtggagtccgaagcagctgaggtcgcttcgggccattcatgtcccagGTGCGCTCAACCAGACAGCTGACGAGCTCTCTCGGCAGCCAGCACCTTCGGGAGAGTGgtgactccacccccaggcggtccagctgatatgggaccagttcagggccgcacaggtagacctgtttgcctctctggaatcgacccattgccagtggtactattccctgaccgggcgtaccctcggcacagatgcactggcgcacagctggccccagggcctacgcaagtatgcgtttcccccagtgagccttcttgcacagactttgtgcaaagtcagggaggacgaggagcaggtcttgttagttgcgccttACTGGCCCAACcagacctggttcccagaactaactctcctcgcgacagcccctccttggcccattcccctgaggaaggaccttctttctcagggacggggcactctatggcacccgcgtccagacctctgaaatcttcatgtctggtccctggacgggacgtggaggttctagatggactaccacaagcagtcgtagataccatctcttcagctagagccccctctacgagacCTCTATTTCCGAAGTGggacctgttcgttgagtgatgtgcttcccgccgggaagacccccgaaggtgttcgattagtgttgtgctttccttcctgcaagatgggttggagcgaaggctgtctccctccaccctcaaagtgtacgtcGCCGCAATAGCGGCGTACCACGACGCAGTTAAAGGTAAGTCCGtagggaagcacgacctaattgtcaggttcctcagaggtgcaagaagactaaatcctcctcgcccgaactcgataccctcttgggacttagctctagtgctcaaaGCACTTCatagccctcccttcgagcctttggagtCAATTGAGCTTAAAATTTTGTCAATGAAGACGGtgctcctgactgcattggcctctatcaagagggtaggggacctgcatgtgGTATGAAGAGGTAGGAATGACTCTGTTAGCTGATAATATGTTGCATTCACTACAGGATGTCAGTCACGACTCAGGAAGACATAATCAGGTTGATATAGTTTACTTGAATGATTAAGATTCAGAATCAGCAACAGCACGGTATGGCATACATTCCTTTCTTTGGTTCTAATCTACACAGTTTGCATTGGGTACAAGATGTgtgggtatgtgtgtgtggttctaCAATAAACAGAGAGGAAATAATTACTAAACTGCAATATTATCACAAATAGTACAGCATTATGCTCACACCCTAGGATATTATAACATTAGTATAATATATTAGAAATAGAACAACAATTCTCTTTATAAAGTAATCAGCTGCAATAATTAACTGATTAAAGCATTAATAGTCACCAGACAAACGTTATACATATGATGTCTTCCACTGCAAGCCATAATTAGCTTAGCATCTGGTTGAATATTCACATATCACGATATTAAGCAGTGTCTAGAAACGATCTCAAAGTGACTTCAATAGTGAACAGTGGACTTACATATCGTCATTGACGCACACCAACTAAAACCACTCAGGAATCATTAGAACAGGCTAAATGTCTCAGGAACGCTGCACTAACCGTCCACACCTGAACGAAGCTTCCGGCAATCTCTCTTAACGCAACTGGCGCTACCGCTGATGCAATACTTGTATTGAGCTTGAGTGAAGGTAGGCTGCCATCTACTGGACATTATAAGTAATGCTTCCAAAGTATCTTTATACATGATTCATTGAGGGCCGTTTTGTAcagcatgcactttcggtcaacgaatcgtgcctagaattcgtgcctggtaactctcacgttatcctgagaccccggcccggatacgCGCCCAAGGTTCCGCTAAGTGCcagttctaagtgtcggcttgcaacgccactcccgccctctgggccggatatgtgcgtctattgtctccagttgtgttccccgggaagcCTGCTAACATTGTCGAGTTCCTCCGTCACCCCctgcggtgtcagacgttgcggactgTCTGACGCTAGGCcggcacccgtatgcttgtgaaacgtggctgtaggctgggttccatatgcagtggttccctcacggcaaccccatatgtgtattctccacAGTACCAGCTACTCTAACGGCTAGCTCCATGTCTTTCCcactctgtcgtctctgggcgtgttctttcccccctacaatcaggttggaaccaccccagagactgccatatgttgcactaccctgccaggttagtccttatgtgtattccgccaccAGGCCTTCTCTGAAGGATGTGGTCCCGCAGCTTACCTTCTCCCGAGACTGGCAAGCTTTCACAGCGTTCAGTAGTCACTCTGAGTGGGTCtcgcagaaacagcagtgactgacctccctgcttggtgccctgacttccgtaccatactagtcggtccagtgcgctcaagcaggatgCTGGAAGGGCCTTCTTTGAGAAGTGCCCTTACAAGTACATTCCGCCTTTGTTGATGTCACATAGaaccatattaaaaaaaaaaaaaaaaacctgtgccaaaaatactccttccggtttctcccaagtttcggaaagtttttttattttttaaacattaaaactttttaaactttggccatgtttagcaagTCTTAAAGCAAGTCAGTTCCCAGTATTTAACCGTGTAAAAAGCTCAGAATGCATAAAAAAGCAATAGAATATATTTATTCTATTTGTGACTTCTATAACTAAAAAAATTTTGAGAGtattgttttgatgtttttacTTCTTTAACTTATTACTTCTTTGAAATGTACCACGTTTAGAACATTAACATTTCAGTGAAAGGTTATTTCATGCATGTTTTATTCCTCTTGATTGCAGAGAAACACTCGCTGTATTACATTTACACGGCCTTGTCTAAACCTGTGGATCTGCCGGGCATCTATGAATTCACTGCTATGGGTCTGCTAGACGACAGACAGATCGACTATTACAACAGCAAGGACAAGATAAATATTCCCAAACAGACCTGGATGAAAGAGAAAATGCAGGAAGATTACTGGGAAAAAGGCACTCAGTTGAGAAAGAGCAAAGAACAGTGGTTTCACCACAGTCTCAAAAATCTGATGAACCGCATGGGACAAGATAATTCAGGTGAGGAACATTCATACAGTTTATCCTgcatatacattgtcattttattaGTGTTATCATCTCACAACAAATATTTCAACCTGTGTCCGTGTCAGATCTTCATGTTCTTCAGTGGAGAGTCGGTTGTCAAGTTGAGCAATGGGGAGATAAAGTGACGTTTCTCAAAGGCGTTTCTGAGTATGGATATGATGGAGAAAACTTCTTGTCTTTTGATGATAAAGAGTCTCTATGGGTTGCTCCAGTTGAAGCAGCTCGACCAACCAAAATTAAATGGGACAATGTGCCGATCCTAAACCAATACACCAAAGGCTACCTGGAGAAAGAGTGTGTGGACTGGCTCAACAAATTCAGAGAATATGCAGACAAGGAGCTCAGAAACGGCtgtgagtaaatgtgtgtgtatttgtagaGGATCTGCAGCTGTTATAGAGATAGAAACTGATTGATCAACTGATTCCTGTGTTTCAGCTCCTCCagatgttcatgtgtttgcaaaGAAGTCTATCAGGAACAAATCCAAGCTGAACTTCACCTGTCTGGCCACTGGCTTCTTCCCCAAAGACGTGATAATGACCATTAGGAAATATGGCACATCTCTACCTGAAGATGAGATTGAATTCTCAGGAATCAGACCAAACCATGATGGATCCTTCCAGATGAGGAAGAGTGTGGAGATCAAGGAGGATGGAAAAGATGAATATAATTGTTTAATGACCCACAGAACCTTCAAAGAAACAATTATCACCAAATTGGGTAATTAAAGCAGTTACACAGAAACACAAACATAACTATTGgaataaaaaaagagtaaacgttaatttttccccttttttgttTATGTTATGCTTAATTAATCCATGCTATTTTTCATCTTTTTGGATTTTATTAGATGGACAATACTGGGACTGGGATGCATTTATGATTGGATTAGTGATTGGAGTTGTGCTTATACTGGCTCTTGATGCTTTAGTGGTTTACATCTTAGTGAAGAAAAATTTTATTGGTGAGTAGTGATGATCCACACATTCTTGTTTTTGATTTTGTGTTTTGAAAAGGAATAATAATTCAGTTTCTTTTCTTCAGGTAAAATAGATTTAACTGACactgaaaagtcaaaattatgaaatGCCCATGAGAAGGATGCGACTCAGAAATATTAAAACTAACGTGACCCTGTTGACCAAATAAGCATTTAATTCTCTGATAGTCATGCTTTAATTCTGAAATGTCTATAGTGTTGTGTCCTTCTCATGGGCATTTCATAATATTTAACTAAAATGAGGTTGGACAAAAGATATGGAATCAATTTCGATAACTTATTAGTGCGAAAGAGTGCAaagaatatattaaaaaagactTTATCTGTCATTCTGTTTATCTTTCTTTTGCACAAACCCACCAAAACCTAATATCGACAAGATTGCTTTGCTATAGTGGGTATCAAACTGGGGTACACATACAAGTTTCGCCGTTCATTTAATCTTACCCActttaaaattacattaaaaccaAGCACATATTTCTAGCAAAATGTGAAATGCCGTAAATATATGACATCCTATCAAATCACTTCATCTTTCACTGTCAGAACTGAATGCAACTACACATATGACAGATTGAGTGCAAATTGTGCTACAATTTGTGGACAcgatgttcacttgctgcctaatatatcccacccactaacaggtgctgaaGAGATCATCTGTGTTATTCACGTCACTTGtcggtggtcataatgtttttgtcggatagtttttcactgaaataaCAGTTTGATCAACGAACGCCACAGTAGAACTTGAACACGTTGACTACATGCTCCCTCATAATGTGATTATAATAGGATTTTGGAAATATTTTGATTAAACTTTACCTCATGTAAACACAATATTTAGATCAAACTAATGCGATTACGCTCATAATCGTGGTCACTAAAGTGGCATTAAACTAGGTGACATAGGCtgattttaatcacaataaacaGGCACCTTAACACCATAACCATTCTGACCAAAGTGAGCATGTACACGGATGCCGTGTGTTGTTCACACAACTTCATTAATGAACTTCATGAACGTTACGCTCCGTATCTTCATCAGACAGTGCGGAAAACATAACGGCAGCTGGCAAACCCTCCTTTGCGATGTTCATCATGGCTCCAAATAATATCCATTAAGCTACGTCCAGAAAAATGAATTTGATGCAAGTTGATTAAAACAATGGGTCGTAAAATGCATACTGTATGCCGTTCTGAGTGTGGTATAACCATATTTATTAGTGAATCCGAATAATGAAAATTGCATGTAAATTGGATTGAAGAGTTCTTCTCATGTCATGTAAACATCATATGGTGATTAAGACCTTACTCTGATTAGTAATAGTTGCATTATTGGTGCACATCTAAACCCAGTCATTGTGTAAGTcaatgattcaatgacctgttcaTAACTACAGCCACTTGCTTTTAGAGCTGTGCGATATTAACTAATAAAAGCTTCTCACGATTTCTTTGACCAATATTACGATTTTGATTTTAATCCGAATTTTGAACACTCCCAGTTCATAAATGCCTTCACTGAATTTGAAACTCGAAACACTGCCCCAGCATGATTTTAATTTCTCTTTATAGTGACAAAATAATTTAgctcagttagagaacagacactacaattaaaacctgGACATGTCTGCTCAATACAGCATGAGCCGAATGAGTCACAGCACAGATCAGCAGGAGTCATATCTCATTTATCACTAGTGCAAGGAGCTGAATGACAAGATGACAAGATTTAAGGGGGCAAATATTGTCCCTTACTGGTAAAGGTGTGACTGCAGTCTAATACCcctttccaccagaatgaaccagttcaagttcagagccagtgctagtgcCAGTTCTGAGTTGGTTCGACTGAAGAACCGGTTTGCCTTTGTAACCCCTACATCTATCACTAGTGCATATACAATAATGATCATACATTAAGACTAGTGCATACGTATTATAAATTAATCAGAGATCGGTATGAATGACATTGCCATAACAATCCACCGTCCAGTACGTAGCTGTTAGCTCGATTAGCTGCTATTTCAAAAATCGTAAATTTCTATCTTaagtttgtgttcatcttgttggTCACAGTAACCCAACCCCTGACacaagcggttcttacttctagatCAGCAATGATTGGTGCttcttaagaaccacttttccttgCTCGGAGCTGGTGCCTTGGCTTCGGAAAGACAGAACCGATTTGAATCTCTGGCTCTTGGTGAAAAAGGGGCGATATTTATTACACCAACAGCTAAATCAAACTACTAAATGCTTTCTCAgggaattgttttgttttttaggcAGGCAAATATTAAGTACACTTATAACCACAGCACTGTAAATGAACATTTCACTGTTTCTCCAACAGGTCCACCTTCTAGAGGCAGCAGTGCGACTGACTCTCTGGATCAAGAGATAGAGAATGGTAACTGTCTCTCATTGTGAATCTCACAACACACAGCAAGAACGTGCATAGCTTCATCGTAAATGCAtatgtgttaattttttttgtgcattcttATTTTATAGTTCTCAAAAACCCACCAAATATGGACCAGAAAGAAAGTTTGATGATTACAAATTATGAACTGATGAGGTAACTATATTTTATACACAGCAATAACGTTTATTTGCCTTCATACTTAATATTGTTAAAGTAACTCTGTAGCAGTGTTAAAGttgagataattaagtgattAATTAATGATGAGTGAGCATTAGTGGTGACACCTGAtgttaacaagcagaatcagtgaAGGAAAGAGTcgccattatggtgatcagtgtgcTTTTAGTTTGCTTTAGTTGGACTCTTGACCATTGGTTATattagtttaaatattttataccaCAAGTCTGTTGAATGCTTGATTCTAAATCTGAAGCATGTgttatttactattaaattaaATAGTGTGATATCACATATATCAAGTGCACAGAAACGTATTGTCGTATGGGAAAGTCGGTAGTTATTTTGCTAAGGGTGCATTGATTTCAGTGGGGATGGTGTAACAAAGTTCAAATACTCAGGCCCAAGTTTTACATGCATTACTCACCTGGGGAATAATGTCAGTGGTCTTGTTTTACGTGATTTCATTGAGAACATGATTTAAATAACGTCACTGTTTATGTCTGTTTTTCAGGAGTCCCAGACTAGTATTAAAACAACAGTTCAAGCCCTGAGAGTGGAGATATTGGTCAATATCGACACTATCAGTATTTGGATCCAAGATGGAAGCTTTGACAAATGGTCGTGTTAATCAATGAACTATTGCATGAAATTATCATCATCCTACTTTATGAAACAGTTGATCAATTATAATGTGTTAAGTTTACTCCtctttttaattgtattaaacTTCATCTATAATTGAATACTCCTCCCGTCTCTTGGCGTGCGTTGCTCTTTTGAAAAGATTATAATTCAGATATTTTCTTGCAGAAACTAGACTTAAACAGATGGTTGAATTATTTTATGAGGGGACAACAGATATTAGAAAGGGCCAACTTAGTGCCCTCTTCCTTAACTTTGTTGAAGGCAAATTGTATACCCCAATGTGTAATAACCCTGGTTTTCCTCCAGATGTCAGTGATTTACACTTACAACAGTgtgctttaagacaaaccatgtgcaaatgcACAAGTCAACACCATTTAAACTGCAGTGAACCAAAGCTCATCTCAAAAACCCGCCCATTTCCTCGTGTCACAAACATGGAACCAATCCTGTCGccttgtgggcggggctttctCCACTGGCCGAACTGATGTGAGTGAATGGAGTCATTTTAATGAAGGCCTATTTTAAGGAATAAAGAAATTATTTTCACAGGAGAAAAAAACCCATAGGCCATAGTTTCAATAGGCCAATTCTAATGAATGCTCAATGAACAGGgtgactttaaagggttagttcacccaaaaatgaaatttctgtcaataattcctttccctcatgtcattctaaacctGGAAGACCGTCATTCCTCTAAagaatacaaatgaagatatttctgataGAAGAATAAGCCGTGCACTCTTATTTTGGTGTTGTTGGTAATATAATATTGTGGTtatcatggcattatccctggCAGGGCCGTCGCTAGCCATTACTATCGTACCAGACATACAGGCCAACCTATAGCGATCCAAAATCATTGTCAGCCATTGAATTATAAATACACTACTCTAACAACGGTTTGACAATGggatgattttttaaatgtttttaaagaagtctcttctgctcaccaatgctgcatttatgttatcaAAATAcaaaaagctgtaatattgtgaaatattattaaaatgtaaaataacttctctatgtgaatatatagtaaagtgtgatttattcctgtgatcaaagctgaatttatcatcagtcttcagagtcacatgatccttcactaatcattcacATATGAGGATTCACTGCTCAAGAAGCATtcatgattattatcaatgttgaaagcagttgtgTAAAAATtcttttaggattctttgatgaatagaaagttttattttaatttattttatttcttaaagtaaaacataatttattcagcaaggatgcattaaattgttcAAGTGACagcatatacatttataatgttgcaaaagctttatattttacATCATGAAAATATGACACATTAatactgtttttgctgtattttggatcaaataaatgcagccttggtgagcagaagatacttcttacaaaaacattttacaaatctTCCCGTTCTCCAACTTTTGACGGTAGTGTACATCTGTGTTAAATATCACAATAGCTTCTTCTCATCTCCATCATCTTCTCCTTCTCAAAGCTGAGCTTTGGTTGATACAGTCTTTGCAAACTGAATGTTTCTGTCGCTCGTTTAACTTCTGTCGTAAccagaggtgtcaaaagtactcgcattcattactcaagtggaagtatagatactagggtttaaagatacttctgtagaagttgaagtatcaactcaagctttttacttaagtaaaagtgtaaaagtacttttacttttatactttaagtagttttgaaacca encodes:
- the LOC137048177 gene encoding zinc-alpha-2-glycoprotein-like: MHVLFLLIAEKHSLYYIYTALSKPVDLPGIYEFTAMGLLDDRQIDYYNSKDKINIPKQTWMKEKMQEDYWEKGTQLRKSKEQWFHHSLKNLMNRMGQDNSDLHVLQWRVGCQVEQWGDKVTFLKGVSEYGYDGENFLSFDDKESLWVAPVEAARPTKIKWDNVPILNQYTKGYLEKECVDWLNKFREYADKELRNGSPPDVHVFAKKSIRNKSKLNFTCLATGFFPKDVIMTIRKYGTSLPEDEIEFSGIRPNHDGSFQMRKSVEIKEDGKDEYNCLMTHRTFKETIITKLDGQYWDWDAFMIGLVIGVVLILALDALVVYILVKKNFIGPPSRGSSATDSLDQEIENVLKNPPNMDQKESLMITNYELMRSPRLVLKQQFKP